The window ATGGAACCAGGCCTTTCATTTCGCATTGCCTTTCTAGACATGCATGTAGATTTCAAATCTGTCGTACTGCACCACAAAAAAAGATTTATGAATAACTCATGATCACAGTATGTTTACCAAAAATTTCTGCTCCTATGGCAGATACGGAAAGCTGAAAAGTTTTAGGAAACTTTCTAAGTAGTTAAGACCTTTCCAAAATGAAAAGTAAGTTCTGTCACACCTAATTAGTTTAACATACTTCAACTGTGCTGTTTCTGTAAAATAtaggaaaagagaataaagaaaacatatgttGAGCAACTACTACATATCAGGAACTGTGCCGAGTGCTCATATAGTTTTTCATAAAATCTCCCTGACAACTTACAAGTTAGCTTAAAAACTGCTGCTCAGTGTTTTGGTGATTTGTCCATGGTCACATGTCTAGTAAGTGGTGGTCAGGCTGTTCTCTGAGGATGTTTAGTATGATTTAATGTCCATTTTCCCTATCTACATTACACACTGCAACAGCAGACACTCCGATGACTAAATAAAGAGAAGAATGAATTTACTTACATTGTTGTTGGTCACAGCAAAGTACTGCAAATTACTCAAATATTGGATTTCTTCTGGAATGAAGGTCAGGTGGTTATAGCTTAGATCCAAATAATGTAGTTTAGTGCATAGAAAAAGCTGCAGGGGTAGATTCTCAATATTATTATGGTCCAAAGACAGCTGCTCTAGATTAGATAAGGCCCCAATTTGGGCAGGAATATAAGCAATGTTATTGTGCCACAATTTTAAGCAAGAGAGATTTTGGAGGTGCTGGAAGCTGATGATCTCCTCCACAGTTTTGAGGTTGTTTTCTTTTAGGTCTAACTCATGCAGGTTGTTCAGGCTGAAAATGGAGTGTGGAATGCGTTCAAGGTCACAGCTGAGCAGCTCTAGGCTTTTCAGGTTGACCATTTTTTTCAGGTTGTTCAACACAACCAGTTTGCTCCCCTCATTATTGAGGGACAGTTTCTGCAGGAAAGGCAGGAGGTCTGTAATGACTTGTGGGATCCGGGGCAGGCTGCTCTTCAGGTAGAGGGTCCGCAGGTTTTTTAAGTCCTGAAAGCCCTCCAACTGCATGGTACTCAGCTGCTCCGGGAGAACACAGCCCGACAGATAAAGTTCCTTGAGATTCTTCAGGTGAAATACCCAGCGTGGAATTTTCCCCATTTCAGTAAATTTCAGGCGGAGAACTTTTAAATTCTCCTCTAGAAAGGCCAGGGCAGGATGGTCTACCACCAGCGACGAATGGTACACATGAAGCTCCttgaggttgaccagctgggagACGGTGGAGGGCAGCTTGACCTCAGGAATCAGCTCTAGGCTGAGCACTTCGATTTCAGTCAGCTCAAAAACATTGTCTGGAAGACCGTTTAGCATAAAGAGATGCAGTTCCACCTTGTCCTGGGCATTTTTCACCAGCTTGCTTTTCAGTTTCTCCACCGTCCATTCGTTATTGAGGTTGATCTGCTTCAGTTTGTTCTCACTGACCTCCGACAGGAATATGGAGAAGCGTTTGGAATACAGAGGATCATACTGGTCAGCCAGATGGAGGATGAAGGCAAAGTCATTCTTGACGTCCGGTATGTCACTGTAGTTGCTTTTTTCTCTCAACGCCTCAAAGGAATATTGCTTGAGGGAGCTCCTCAGCATCCACCACAAGCTGTAGGAGGAGGTGAAGCCATAGAGTATAACCAGGATGACATAGAACGAAGCCAGGACCTTAAATATTTCCGCCAAGGAGTAGACGCACTGGTAACGCTTATATCCCGTGAAAGCCTGCACGTCAACTGAACAGTCAATTTCAAGAGTGATGTAGGTTAAAAAATACGGAACGTAACTAATGATGAAGACAAACAAAATGACTTTGACTATTATCTGCTTCAGATACACTCTGTAAATGATATCCTTCTGCTCCACGTGCATGCGGAACCTTTTCACTTTTTCGAAGATGGCTTTGGCCTGCTCGCCCTCCTTCTTGTCCAGGACACTGGAAGTCGGGCTTTCTATGCCAGCCGACTCCATGCCGGGCTGCGGGTAGGGCAGGGACTGCTTATTGGCATCCACATCAGCCGAACACCCTGAGGATGAAAGCAGAACCTTGGACTTGGAGAGCGTCAGGGGCCTCACTGACTGCTCGGCCACCGTTTCCGACAGGGCGCGGGTGGTCCACGGAGAATCGAAGCACTTGTGCAGGATGGCCACAAAGTGCTCGAGCCGGGAACTCGTGCTGGGGTAGTGAAGCCAAAAGTTGCTGCAGGCTGCGAAGATGAGCGTGTGCAAGAgcaccaggtaggggaagaaCTTTGCGAACCAGTGGAGCTGCTTCTCGTAGCAGACGGCGTCGATGTAGGAGTACTGCTGGCGGTGGAGGTCATTCTGGATTCGGAGGGGGAGCGGGAGCGGCGGCCCCAGGTCGGAGGACGCATTCACGCTGGCTCTCAGGAGGTGCCAAGGCACGGAGCAGTGAT is drawn from Myotis daubentonii chromosome 3, mMyoDau2.1, whole genome shotgun sequence and contains these coding sequences:
- the LRRC8B gene encoding volume-regulated anion channel subunit LRRC8B isoform X5; the encoded protein is MITLTELKCLADAQSSYHILKPWWDVFWYYITLVMLLVAVLAGALQLTQSRVLCCLPCKVEFDNHCSVPWHLLRASVNASSDLGPPLPLPLRIQNDLHRQQYSYIDAVCYEKQLHWFAKFFPYLVLLHTLIFAACSNFWLHYPSTSSRLEHFVAILHKCFDSPWTTRALSETVAEQSVRPLTLSKSKVLLSSSGCSADVDANKQSLPYPQPGMESAGIESPTSSVLDKKEGEQAKAIFEKVKRFRMHVEQKDIIYRVYLKQIIVKVILFVFIISYVPYFLTYITLEIDCSVDVQAFTGYKRYQCVYSLAEIFKVLASFYVILVILYGFTSSYSLWWMLRSSLKQYSFEALREKSNYSDIPDVKNDFAFILHLADQYDPLYSKRFSIFLSEVSENKLKQINLNNEWTVEKLKSKLVKNAQDKVELHLFMLNGLPDNVFELTEIEVLSLELIPEVKLPSTVSQLVNLKELHVYHSSLVVDHPALAFLEENLKVLRLKFTEMGKIPRWVFHLKNLKELYLSGCVLPEQLSTMQLEGFQDLKNLRTLYLKSSLPRIPQVITDLLPFLQKLSLNNEGSKLVVLNNLKKMVNLKSLELLSCDLERIPHSIFSLNNLHELDLKENNLKTVEEIISFQHLQNLSCLKLWHNNIAYIPAQIGALSNLEQLSLDHNNIENLPLQLFLCTKLHYLDLSYNHLTFIPEEIQYLSNLQYFAVTNNNCRGGSKSAWVLLSSSAPGESRFITGKCWQMFRLAK
- the LRRC8B gene encoding volume-regulated anion channel subunit LRRC8B isoform X3 → MITLTELKCLADAQSSYHILKPWWDVFWYYITLVMLLVAVLAGALQLTQSRVLCCLPCKVEFDNHCSVPWHLLRASVNASSDLGPPLPLPLRIQNDLHRQQYSYIDAVCYEKQLHWFAKFFPYLVLLHTLIFAACSNFWLHYPSTSSRLEHFVAILHKCFDSPWTTRALSETVAEQSVRPLTLSKSKVLLSSSGCSADVDANKQSLPYPQPGMESAGIESPTSSVLDKKEGEQAKAIFEKVKRFRMHVEQKDIIYRVYLKQIIVKVILFVFIISYVPYFLTYITLEIDCSVDVQAFTGYKRYQCVYSLAEIFKVLASFYVILVILYGFTSSYSLWWMLRSSLKQYSFEALREKSNYSDIPDVKNDFAFILHLADQYDPLYSKRFSIFLSEVSENKLKQINLNNEWTVEKLKSKLVKNAQDKVELHLFMLNGLPDNVFELTEIEVLSLELIPEVKLPSTVSQLVNLKELHVYHSSLVVDHPALAFLEENLKVLRLKFTEMGKIPRWVFHLKNLKELYLSGCVLPEQLSTMQLEGFQDLKNLRTLYLKSSLPRIPQVITDLLPFLQKLSLNNEGSKLVVLNNLKKMVNLKSLELLSCDLERIPHSIFSLNNLHELDLKENNLKTVEEIISFQHLQNLSCLKLWHNNIAYIPAQIGALSNLEQLSLDHNNIENLPLQLFLCTKLHYLDLSYNHLTFIPEEIQYLSNLQYFAVTNNNIEMLPDGLFQCKKLQCLLLGKNSLMSLSPHVGELSNLTHLELIGRVSGAWQNSFLVFYFLSQLD
- the LRRC8B gene encoding volume-regulated anion channel subunit LRRC8B isoform X1; this encodes MITLTELKCLADAQSSYHILKPWWDVFWYYITLVMLLVAVLAGALQLTQSRVLCCLPCKVEFDNHCSVPWHLLRASVNASSDLGPPLPLPLRIQNDLHRQQYSYIDAVCYEKQLHWFAKFFPYLVLLHTLIFAACSNFWLHYPSTSSRLEHFVAILHKCFDSPWTTRALSETVAEQSVRPLTLSKSKVLLSSSGCSADVDANKQSLPYPQPGMESAGIESPTSSVLDKKEGEQAKAIFEKVKRFRMHVEQKDIIYRVYLKQIIVKVILFVFIISYVPYFLTYITLEIDCSVDVQAFTGYKRYQCVYSLAEIFKVLASFYVILVILYGFTSSYSLWWMLRSSLKQYSFEALREKSNYSDIPDVKNDFAFILHLADQYDPLYSKRFSIFLSEVSENKLKQINLNNEWTVEKLKSKLVKNAQDKVELHLFMLNGLPDNVFELTEIEVLSLELIPEVKLPSTVSQLVNLKELHVYHSSLVVDHPALAFLEENLKVLRLKFTEMGKIPRWVFHLKNLKELYLSGCVLPEQLSTMQLEGFQDLKNLRTLYLKSSLPRIPQVITDLLPFLQKLSLNNEGSKLVVLNNLKKMVNLKSLELLSCDLERIPHSIFSLNNLHELDLKENNLKTVEEIISFQHLQNLSCLKLWHNNIAYIPAQIGALSNLEQLSLDHNNIENLPLQLFLCTKLHYLDLSYNHLTFIPEEIQYLSNLQYFAVTNNNIEMLPDGLFQCKKLQCLLLGKNSLMSLSPHVGELSNLTHLELIGNYLETLPPELEGCQSLKRSCLIVEENLLNTLPPPVTERLQTGLDKC
- the LRRC8B gene encoding volume-regulated anion channel subunit LRRC8B isoform X2, which gives rise to MITLTELKCLADAQSSYHILKPWWDVFWYYITLVMLLVAVLAGALQLTQSRVLCCLPCKVEFDNHCSVPWHLLRASVNASSDLGPPLPLPLRIQNDLHRQQYSYIDAVCYEKQLHWFAKFFPYLVLLHTLIFAACSNFWLHYPSTSSRLEHFVAILHKCFDSPWTTRALSETVAEQSVRPLTLSKSKVLLSSSGCSADVDANKQSLPYPQPGMESAGIESPTSSVLDKKEGEQAKAIFEKVKRFRMHVEQKDIIYRVYLKQIIVKVILFVFIISYVPYFLTYITLEIDCSVDVQAFTGYKRYQCVYSLAEIFKVLASFYVILVILYGFTSSYSLWWMLRSSLKQYSFEALREKSNYSDIPDVKNDFAFILHLADQYDPLYSKRFSIFLSEVSENKLKQINLNNEWTVEKLKSKLVKNAQDKVELHLFMLNGLPDNVFELTEIEVLSLELIPEVKLPSTVSQLVNLKELHVYHSSLVVDHPALAFLEENLKVLRLKFTEMGKIPRWVFHLKNLKELYLSGCVLPEQLSTMQLEGFQDLKNLRTLYLKSSLPRIPQVITDLLPFLQKLSLNNEGSKLVVLNNLKKMVNLKSLELLSCDLERIPHSIFSLNNLHELDLKENNLKTVEEIISFQHLQNLSCLKLWHNNIAYIPAQIGALSNLEQLSLDHNNIENLPLQLFLCTKLHYLDLSYNHLTFIPEEIQYLSNLQYFAVTNNNIEMLPDGLFQCKKLQCLLLGKNSLMSLSPHVGELSNLTHLELIVQRRLEVSLGVIVQLSSRRIQIYYREMLADV
- the LRRC8B gene encoding volume-regulated anion channel subunit LRRC8B isoform X4, translated to MITLTELKCLADAQSSYHILKPWWDVFWYYITLVMLLVAVLAGALQLTQSRVLCCLPCKVEFDNHCSVPWHLLRASVNASSDLGPPLPLPLRIQNDLHRQQYSYIDAVCYEKQLHWFAKFFPYLVLLHTLIFAACSNFWLHYPSTSSRLEHFVAILHKCFDSPWTTRALSETVAEQSVRPLTLSKSKVLLSSSGCSADVDANKQSLPYPQPGMESAGIESPTSSVLDKKEGEQAKAIFEKVKRFRMHVEQKDIIYRVYLKQIIVKVILFVFIISYVPYFLTYITLEIDCSVDVQAFTGYKRYQCVYSLAEIFKVLASFYVILVILYGFTSSYSLWWMLRSSLKQYSFEALREKSNYSDIPDVKNDFAFILHLADQYDPLYSKRFSIFLSEVSENKLKQINLNNEWTVEKLKSKLVKNAQDKVELHLFMLNGLPDNVFELTEIEVLSLELIPEVKLPSTVSQLVNLKELHVYHSSLVVDHPALAFLEENLKVLRLKFTEMGKIPRWVFHLKNLKELYLSGCVLPEQLSTMQLEGFQDLKNLRTLYLKSSLPRIPQVITDLLPFLQKLSLNNEGSKLVVLNNLKKMVNLKSLELLSCDLERIPHSIFSLNNLHELDLKENNLKTVEEIISFQHLQNLSCLKLWHNNIAYIPAQIGALSNLEQLSLDHNNIENLPLQLFLCTKLHYLDLSYNHLTFIPEEIQYLSNLQYFAVTNNNAGCLVLGRIPSWFFTSCPSLIESSFCGFLLTMMNLRKCLLWASA